One region of Dehalococcoidia bacterium genomic DNA includes:
- a CDS encoding Rid family hydrolase, protein MAKRRQSIDLEGIGHSNPIPFASKVGNIVRTGGIFGMDPATHAMPPEPERQAALIFQHVRAVMQKAGGSPDDIVAMTFWVKDIQYREFINAEWVKMFPDAESRPSRHTMTQALGGASLIQCEFMAVLAE, encoded by the coding sequence ATGGCGAAGCGGCGGCAGTCCATTGACCTCGAAGGGATCGGTCACTCGAACCCGATCCCCTTCGCTTCGAAGGTCGGCAACATCGTGCGCACCGGCGGCATCTTCGGCATGGACCCGGCCACGCACGCGATGCCGCCCGAGCCGGAGCGGCAGGCGGCACTGATCTTCCAGCACGTGCGCGCGGTGATGCAGAAGGCCGGCGGCTCGCCGGACGACATCGTTGCGATGACCTTCTGGGTCAAAGACATCCAGTACCGCGAGTTCATCAACGCCGAGTGGGTGAAGATGTTCCCGGACGCCGAAAGCCGGCCCTCGCGCCACACGATGACGCAGGCGCTGGGCGGCGCCTCGCTGATCCAGTGCGAGTTCATGGCGGTGTTGGCGG